Proteins from a genomic interval of Mustela lutreola isolate mMusLut2 chromosome 4, mMusLut2.pri, whole genome shotgun sequence:
- the MACC1 gene encoding metastasis-associated in colon cancer protein 1 has protein sequence MITNKRSQFCLEGISRSKSEGNLFDMEAQKSSRNFHVTESTDPGFLLHWPDPFTCQGNKASEVTNPFWNELSASNPFLDDITQLRNNQKRENISILKEDPFLFFRETETGNSFDSSGDELDVHQLLRQSSSRTSARSKSVSELLDILDDTAHAHQNIHNSGQILEQDLEWLQNDREAYKMAWLSRRQLARSCLDLNIINQSPGWAQTQVAETVIVCKVSHQGGSVQLPESGITVHVPQGHVAVGEFQEVSLRAFLEPPQMLNHDLSCTVSPLLEITLGNLNTMEAVLLEMKIGAKVRKDPFSQVMTEMVCLHSPGKEGPFKVLNNCYIYKDIIQVKLIDLSQVTYLVVAAQIKAIQSPAATIWDCIHKTTSIGIYGPRYIHPSFTVIFTVCGHCYMPGKLTISDMKKGAKNTSPVVFQLWGKHSFLLDKPQDLSISVFSCDPDFEVKAERERKEIKQKQLEAGEVVHQQFLFSLADSREMHIFVFRVQVEPPNGRAVTQFFVTTPDPAPNLKRLSNRLGDLQEEKKIKSAPLLPAVCVKYPTFQDKKMNFTNYGITVKTVLRQKKIDYLLEYFKGDTVALIGEGKVKAIGQSKVKEWYVGVLRGKVGLVHCKNVKVIEKEQVISMSNNVFTTRNLLEQITLPFKKLTYIYSVVLTSVSEKVYDWKVLAEVLGYSHLALEGFDQTQADKESEKVSYIVKKLKEDCHADKNTRKFLYELIVALLKMDCQGLVAHLIQEAAILTSAVKLGKSWRELAEKLVQLTKQQMEAYEIPHRGKAGDVAAEMMWKPAYDFLYTWGAHYGNSYRDVLQDLQSALDRMKNPVTKQWRDLTGALILIHSLEFLRATAFSTSDEV, from the exons ATGATAACCAATAAAAGATCCCAGTTTTGCTTAGAAGGAATCTCACGAAGTAAGTCTGAAGGAAATTTGTTTGACATGGAAGctcaaaaatcctcaagaaatttCCATGTTACAG AATCTACAGACCCAGGATTTCTTCTCCATTGGCCGGATCCTTTCACATGTCAGGGCAATAAGGCTTCCGAGGTTACAAATCCCTTCTGGAATGAACTGTCTGCTTCTAACCCGTTTTTGGATGACATAACTCAGCTAAGAAATAaccagaagagagagaatatttccATCCTGAAGGaagatccttttcttttttttagagaaacagaaactggAAATTCTTTTGATTCCTCTGGTGATGAACTAGATGTGCATCAGTTACTCAGGCAGTCTTCCTCACGGACATCTGCAAGATCTAAAAGTGTTTCAGAACTTTTGGACATTTTAGATGACACAGCACATGCCCATCAGAATATACATAACTCCGGCCAGATACTAGAACAAGACTTAGAATGGCTTCAGAATGATAGAGAGGCTTATAAAATGGCTTGGTTAAGTCGACGCCAGCTGGCCCGTTCCTGCCTGGATTTGAATATAATTAATCAGAGTCCGGGATGGGCCCAAACACAAGTAGCAGAGACGGTGATAGTTTGCAAAGTAAGCCACCAAGGAGGGTCAGTACAATTACCTGAATCAGGTATCACTGTTCATGTGCCCCAAGGCCATGTAGCCGTGGGAGAATTCCAAGAGGTGTCTCTAAGGGCATTTCTTGAACCTCCACAAATGCTTAACCATGATCTTTCCTGCACTGTAAGCCCACTGTTGGAAATCACATTAGGCAACCTAAATACAATGGAAGCCGTTTTGCTGGAGATGAAAATAGGGGCTAAAGTGAGAAAGGATCCTTTCAGCCAAGTCATGACAGAAATGGTGTGTTTACACAGCCCTGGTAAAGAAGGCCCTTTCAAAGTGTTAAACAACTGCTATATTTATAAAGACATCATCCAAGTCAAGCTAATAGACTTGAGCCAGGTGACATACCTCGTGGTTGCTGCACAAATTAAAGCAATTCAGTCACCAGCTGCCACCATTTGGGATTGTATCCACAAAACCACCTCCATTGGAATTTATGGTCCCAGATATATTCATCCCAGCTTCACTGTTATTTTCACAGTTTGTGGACATTGTTACATGCCAGGAAAGCTTACAATCTCTGATATGAAGAAGGGTGCAAAAAACACATCTCCAGTTGTGTTTCAGCTCTGGGGGAAGCATTCGTTCTTACTTGACAAGCCACAAGATTtaagtatttctgttttttcatgtGATCCTGATTTTGAAgtaaaggcagaaagagaaaggaaagaaattaaacaaaagcaGTTGGAAGCAGGCGAAGTAGTTCATCagcagtttttattttccttagctGACTCCAGAGAAATGCACATATTTGTTTTCCGTGTTCAGGTGGAGCCTCCCAATGGTAGAGCAGTTACACAGTTCTTTGTCACTACACCTGATCCAGCTCCCAACCTTAAAAGGCTCTCAAATCGGTTAGGCGATttgcaggaagagaagaaaatcaagTCTGCTCCATTATTGCCAGCAGTGTGTGTGAAATACCCCAcatttcaagataaaaaaatgaactttaccAACTATGGGATAACTGTGAAGACAGTGCTAAGACAAAAAAAGATTGACTACTTACTTGAGTATTTCAAAGGGGACACAGTAGCTCTTATTGGAGAGGgtaaggtaaaagccattgggcAGTCCAAAGTGAAAGAATGGTATGTGGGAGTCTTGAGAGGTAAGGTTGGGCTTGTACACTGCAAAAATGTCAAGGTGATTGAAAAAGAACAAGTAATATCTATGTCCAATAATGTTTTCACAACCAGAAATCTTCTCGAACAAATTACCCTACCCTTTAAAAAACTGACTTACATCTACTCTGTTGTATTGACTTCGGTGTCAGAAAAAGTTTATGATTGGAAAGTTTTAGCTGAAGTCTTGGGTTACTCACATCTGGCACTAGAAGGCTTTGACCAAACACAAGCTGACAAAGAATCAGAAAAAGTTTCCTATATTGTAAAGAAGTTAAAGGAAGATTGCCATGCAGATAAAAATACCAGGAAGTTTCTTTATGAACTTATTGTG GCTCTGTTGAAGATGGATTGCCAAGGGTTAGTAGCACATCTCATCCAAGAGGCTGCTATTCTGACTTCAGCTGTCAAGCTTGGAAAAAGCTGGAGGGAACTAGCTGAAAAGTTAGTACAACTCACAAAGCAACAGATGGAAGCATATGAAATTCCTCACCGAGGAAAAGCTGGAGATGTTGCTGCTGAG